The Lutibacter sp. Hel_I_33_5 genome has a window encoding:
- a CDS encoding class I SAM-dependent methyltransferase: MSIFKSILNTIPRPWLIKVSYLVRPLIAFFLKGNTFTDPIDGKSFRKFLPYGYRKQRENALSPSTLSLERHRLLWLFLQNETEFFTSIKKQKVLHIAPEQCFLNLFRKQKNLDYITSDLESPIADVKADICNLPFDDNAFDVIFCNHVLEHIPDDTKAMQELFRVMKKGGFGIFQIPQDLKREKTFEDNTITDKKERTKIFGQYDHVRIYGRDYFDTLRTVGFKVDEIDYTKKIAPEKLERFALMKGEILPICYKE; the protein is encoded by the coding sequence GTGTCTATTTTTAAATCCATACTAAACACAATTCCAAGACCTTGGTTAATTAAGGTCAGCTATCTTGTTAGACCTTTAATAGCATTCTTTTTAAAAGGAAACACATTTACAGATCCAATAGATGGAAAAAGTTTTCGTAAATTTTTACCGTATGGATACAGAAAACAAAGAGAAAATGCATTATCCCCAAGCACACTTTCATTAGAACGACACAGATTACTTTGGCTTTTTTTACAAAATGAGACAGAATTTTTCACATCAATAAAAAAGCAAAAAGTATTACATATTGCTCCTGAACAATGTTTTTTAAATCTATTTAGAAAACAAAAAAACTTAGACTATATCACTTCAGATTTAGAATCACCAATTGCAGATGTAAAAGCAGATATTTGCAATTTACCTTTTGATGACAACGCTTTCGATGTTATTTTTTGCAATCATGTTTTAGAGCATATTCCAGACGATACAAAAGCGATGCAAGAACTATTTAGGGTGATGAAAAAAGGTGGTTTTGGTATTTTTCAAATTCCTCAAGACTTAAAAAGAGAAAAAACGTTTGAAGACAATACCATTACAGATAAAAAAGAGAGAACAAAAATATTTGGTCAATACGATCATGTAAGAATTTACGGACGTGATTATTTTGATACGTTACGTACTGTAGGTTTTAAAGTTGATGAAATAGATTATACAAAAAAAATCGCTCCAGAAAAACTAGAGCGATTTGCATTAATGAAAGGAGAAATCCTTCCTATATGTTATAAAGAATAA
- a CDS encoding FAD:protein FMN transferase — MKQLTQVLLLVFFFSFFSCKKELPHKIQLKGSVFGTTYAIIYLNDKNNYSNSLDSLFYLVNKSLSTYMPTSDISRINKGDTTIVIDSYFTEVFNKSEKIFKETNGYFDPTVGDLVNAWGFGPEKQLKNLDSTKVKDLLQFVGFNKVSLVNGKVKKEAKEIYFDFNSIAKGYGIDIVGRFLEGKKIENYIVEIGGEVRAKGRNQNKKSWSVGLDNPNTDGTRTLRKIINLSNKSMASSGNYRKFRIAENGDKFVHTINPKTGYAQESNLLSATVIAAKDCADVDAYATAFMAMGVEKTKQFLEEHKEIKAILIFTTSAGDLSEFSNYTQN, encoded by the coding sequence ATGAAGCAACTCACTCAAGTTTTACTTTTGGTGTTTTTTTTCTCCTTTTTCTCTTGTAAAAAAGAGCTACCTCATAAAATTCAATTAAAAGGAAGTGTATTCGGAACAACTTATGCGATTATCTACTTAAACGATAAAAATAATTACAGCAACTCTTTAGATAGCTTATTTTATTTAGTGAATAAATCGTTGTCTACTTATATGCCAACTTCAGATATATCAAGAATTAATAAAGGAGATACAACAATTGTTATTGATAGCTATTTTACGGAAGTTTTTAATAAATCTGAAAAAATATTTAAAGAAACCAATGGTTATTTTGATCCAACAGTTGGGGATTTGGTGAATGCTTGGGGTTTTGGTCCGGAAAAACAGCTTAAAAATTTAGACAGTACCAAAGTGAAAGATCTGTTACAATTTGTAGGTTTTAATAAAGTATCATTGGTGAATGGTAAAGTGAAAAAAGAAGCTAAAGAAATATATTTCGATTTTAATTCTATTGCTAAAGGGTATGGAATTGATATTGTTGGACGTTTTTTAGAAGGAAAAAAAATAGAAAATTACATTGTAGAAATTGGAGGAGAGGTTAGAGCAAAAGGACGAAATCAGAATAAAAAATCATGGTCAGTAGGTTTAGATAATCCAAATACTGACGGAACAAGAACTCTTAGGAAAATTATCAATTTATCTAATAAATCGATGGCAAGTTCTGGAAATTACAGGAAATTTAGGATAGCTGAAAACGGTGATAAATTTGTGCATACTATAAATCCAAAAACTGGATACGCACAAGAAAGCAACTTGTTAAGTGCAACTGTTATTGCAGCAAAAGATTGTGCAGATGTAGATGCCTATGCTACTGCTTTTATGGCTATGGGGGTAGAAAAAACAAAACAATTTTTAGAAGAGCATAAAGAAATTAAAGCGATTTTAATTTTTACAACTTCGGCTGGAGATCTTTCAGAATTTTCAAATTATACCCAGAACTAG
- a CDS encoding flagellar motor protein MotB, whose product MKKTALLLSLTLALSSCVTKKEFASLQAEHSSTKQQLVDTKASLQKCLVEKEKEGATAFALGEQVKSLKDDKKTALKQVENLTVLTQSSSDNIKNVISQLSEKDKYINGVRKAMTQKDSLNLAIKYHLTKNLSEGIQDKDIEVNVEKTVVFISISDKLLFKSGSYNVTDKAYTVLEKVAKVINDQPQMDVMIEGHTDSKPIKTEFLQDNWDLSAKRATSITRILQYKYGVKPDRLIAAGRSSYSPLVANDNATNMAKNRRTKIIIMPRLNQFFDLLEQKAD is encoded by the coding sequence ATGAAAAAAACAGCTTTATTATTATCGCTTACGTTAGCTTTAAGTTCTTGTGTTACTAAAAAAGAATTTGCAAGCTTACAAGCTGAGCATAGTTCTACAAAACAACAATTAGTAGACACTAAAGCATCACTACAAAAGTGTTTAGTAGAAAAAGAAAAAGAAGGAGCAACAGCTTTTGCTTTAGGCGAACAAGTTAAATCTTTAAAAGACGACAAAAAAACAGCTTTAAAACAAGTTGAAAACCTAACTGTTTTAACACAATCTTCTTCCGATAATATCAAAAATGTAATTTCTCAACTTAGCGAGAAAGACAAATATATTAATGGCGTAAGAAAAGCAATGACTCAAAAAGACTCATTGAATTTAGCAATCAAATATCACTTAACTAAGAATTTATCTGAAGGAATTCAGGATAAAGATATAGAAGTAAACGTAGAAAAAACAGTTGTTTTTATATCAATTTCTGATAAGTTATTATTTAAAAGCGGAAGCTATAATGTAACCGACAAAGCCTATACAGTTTTAGAAAAAGTTGCTAAAGTAATTAACGATCAACCTCAAATGGATGTAATGATTGAAGGCCATACAGATTCTAAACCTATTAAGACAGAATTCTTACAAGATAACTGGGATTTATCTGCAAAACGTGCAACATCAATTACACGAATTTTACAATATAAATACGGTGTAAAACCAGATAGATTAATTGCTGCCGGTAGAAGCTCTTACTCTCCTTTAGTAGCAAATGATAACGCTACTAATATGGCGAAAAATCGTAGAACAAAAATTATTATTATGCCACGTTTAAATCAATTCTTTGATTTGTTAGAGCAAAAAGCTGATTAA
- the aat gene encoding leucyl/phenylalanyl-tRNA--protein transferase: MIWLSNRLEFPAYTTTTKDGIIALGGDLSIERLTLAYSKGIFPWFSEGEPIVWYCPPKRMVLFPEELKVSKSMRQISKKNEYVITENEAFEEVIFNCKSIERKDDLGTWITDDMEQAYINLHKRGLAKSIEVWRFLDSTRNDKELVGGLYGVDLGNGVFCGESMFTKMSNASKLAFIHLAKNYDYKLIDCQMYTDHLASLGAREISRDEFLEWL; the protein is encoded by the coding sequence ATGATTTGGCTATCCAATAGATTAGAATTTCCTGCATATACAACTACTACAAAAGACGGAATTATCGCTTTAGGTGGCGATTTATCTATTGAACGATTAACATTAGCATACAGTAAAGGGATTTTTCCTTGGTTTTCAGAAGGTGAACCCATAGTTTGGTATTGTCCGCCAAAAAGAATGGTCTTGTTTCCAGAAGAGTTGAAAGTTTCCAAATCCATGCGACAAATTTCTAAGAAGAATGAATATGTTATTACAGAGAATGAAGCTTTTGAAGAGGTGATTTTTAATTGTAAAAGCATCGAAAGAAAAGATGATTTAGGTACTTGGATTACTGATGATATGGAGCAAGCCTATATAAATTTACATAAAAGAGGTCTTGCAAAATCTATCGAAGTGTGGAGATTTCTCGACTCCACTCGAAATGACAAAGAATTGGTTGGAGGTTTATATGGTGTCGATTTAGGAAACGGAGTTTTTTGTGGAGAAAGTATGTTTACAAAAATGTCTAATGCTTCTAAGTTGGCGTTTATTCATCTAGCAAAAAACTATGATTATAAATTAATAGATTGCCAAATGTATACTGATCATTTAGCTAGTTTGGGGGCAAGAGAGATTAGTAGAGATGAGTTTTTGGAATGGTTGTAA